In Brassica rapa cultivar Chiifu-401-42 chromosome A06, CAAS_Brap_v3.01, whole genome shotgun sequence, a single window of DNA contains:
- the LOC103872972 gene encoding glycolipid transfer protein 2 isoform X1 has product MFCTLQFCTTNTISIYIYMCVYAPDVLIKERRKRTGREMKRKRYEMEKKKTELQTTIEELSLITITKPVDDTEITHIPLRPLLSFCNLIIQVLDKIGPTMAVLRQDIDQNIQRLEKLCETDPCVYSNLVEILKKERNEGTYKMVASCSRALLWLTRTMDFSVGLLRLLSKEMSSKMEELVEECYIATLKPHHGWIAAAAFKVCLKLVPDNNTFMDAIGAKDQSYETLREDIDTLSSLLTPILKEISILLVTIITDLSLLYTTKVFFTFKFSRLTYIDLCA; this is encoded by the exons ATGTTTTGTACTTTGCAGTTTTGTACTACTAACactatctctatatatatatatatgtgtgtgtacgCTCCAGATGTCTTGattaaagagagaagaaaaagaacagggagagagatgaagagaaagagatacgaaatggagaagaagaagacagagcTTCAAACCACCATAGAAGAGCTATCTCTCATCACAATAACTAAACCTGTAGATGACACTGAAATCACACATATACCCTTGAGGCCTCTTCTCTCCTTCTGCAACTTAATCATCCAAGTTCTTG ATAAGATAGGACCGACAATGGCTGTTCTAAGACAAGACATCGATCAAAATATTCAG AGATTAGAGAAGCTTTGTGAAACAGATCCTTGTGTTTACTCCAATTTGGTTGAGATTCTGAAGAAAGAAAGGAACGAGGGGACATACAAGATGGTTGCTAGTTGCAGTAGAGCCCTTCTTTGGCTCACTAG GACAATGGATTTTTCTGTGGGTTTGTTAAGATTGTTGTCCAAAGAGATGTCGTCAAAAATGGAAGAACTTGTAGAAGAATGCTACATCGCGACTTTAAAACCACACCATGGATGGATCGCGGCTGCTGCTTTCAAA GTGTGCTTGAAGCTAGTGCCTGACAATAACACTTTCATGGACGCTATCGGTGCAAAAGACCAGAGCTATGAGACTCTTAGAGAAGATATTGATACATTAAGCTCATTGTTGACACCTATTCTCAAAGAAATTTCCATTCTTCTGGTAACAATCATCACAGATTTATCTTTATTATATACAACTAAAGTCTTCTTTACGTTTAAGTTCTCTAGGTTGACATATATTGATCTTTGTGCATGA
- the LOC103872976 gene encoding uncharacterized protein LOC103872976, producing MLDPSAKTYSHHLCFPSIPNDHSDSGVCSPTLWSTSPPRSPHHRPEDYSSLSPDSKAQAIARGQRELMEMVSKMPESCYELSLKDLVEARGSEENDMRKIFDELPQRTSKVVRKTKSGKRVDPSRNSGGNNSGFLLKMMFPFSFGSKKETSKKKKKRNGKDSVKDSQVSPRPSISDESVKTEDRDWWNRLSESSGSGSTKRSGSSNSNSSNIIRDKKSSCLLSFLWCVRSRD from the exons ATGTTAGATCCTTCAGCTAAAACCTACAGTCAC CACTTGTGTTTCCCAAGTATTCCCAATGATCACTCAGACTCCGGCGTCTGTTCTCCCACTCTGTGGAGTACAAGTCCACCGAGGAGTCCTCATCACCGTCCCGAAGATTACTCGAGCCTTTCTCCGGATTCAAAGGCTCAGGCTATTGCTCGTGGACAACGGGAGCTTATGGAGATGGTTAGTAAGATGCCCGAGTCGTGTTACGAGCTTTCCTTGAAGGATCTTGTCGAAGCAAGGGGGAGCGAAGAGAATGACATGAGGAAGATCTTCGATGAGTTGCCTCAGAGAACAAGTAAGGTTGTGAGGAAGACGAAGAGTGGTAAGCGAGTTGATCCGAGTCGAAACAGTGGTGGAAACAATAGTGGGTTTCTTCTCAAAATGATGTTTCCGTTTAGTTTTGGATCTAAGAAAGAGacgagcaagaagaagaagaagagaaatggGAAGGATTCTGTTAAAGATTCTCAGGTTTCACCTAGACCTTCGATCTCGGATGAGTCTGTGAAAACAGAGGATAGAGATTGGTGGAATAGATTGTCTGAGTCTAGTGGAAGTGGGAGCACAAAGAGGAGCGGTAGTAGCAATAGTAACAGCAGTAACATCATAAG GGATAAAAAGAGTAGCTGCTTGTTGTCTTTCCTCTGGTGTGTACGTTCACGAGACTAA
- the LOC103872970 gene encoding uncharacterized protein LOC103872970, translating to MAVSTAITAVAHVASHLIPPRTAFAISSHRLSSLSQSRRLNLSYLQRRANALSPRRVVVRAARIESGGVELGARAPDFELPEPLTGNVWRLDDFELYPCLLVMFICNHCPFVIHLKKDIVKLSNFYMKKGLAVVAISSNSVVTHPQDGPEFMAEDAKMFKYPFPYLYDESQEVAKEFGAVCTPEFFLYKKDGRRPFELVYHGQFDDSRPSNNTPVTGRDLSLAIDLALSCQPIPTNQKPSVGCSIKWHPGTQS from the exons ATGGCTGTTTCCACCGCCATAACCGCCGTCGCACACGTAGCATCTCATCTAATCCCTCCACGAACCGCATTCGCCATCTCTTCCCATAGACTCTCTTCACTCTCGCAATCGAGAAGACTGAACCTCAGTTACCTACAGCGGAGAGCCAACGCACTCTCGCCGAGGCGCGTCGTGGTACGCGCCGCCAGAATTGAGTCAGGCGGAGTCGAATTAGGAGCTAGGGCTCCGGATTTCGAGCTTCCGGAGCCGCTCACCGGGAATGTATGGAGATTAGATGATTTCGAGCTGTATCCATGTCTACTG GTTATGTTCATCTGTAATCATTGCCCGTTTGTGATTCACTTGAAGAAAGACATTGTAAAGCTCTCCAATTTCTATATGAAG AAAGGTCTTGCTGTTGTTGCAATATCTTCGAATTCTGTAGTAACACATCCTCAG GATGGGCCAGAGTTCATGGCAGAAGATGCAAAAATGTTCAAGTACCCGTTTCCTTACTTATATGATGAA TCACAAGAGGTTGCAAAGGAATTTGGAGCTGTCTGTACCCCTGAGTTTTTCTTATATAAGAAG GATGGTCGTAGGCCATTTGAACTGGTTTATCACGGCCAGTTTGATGATTCTCGGCCTAGCAATAACACACCAGTAACTGGGAG AGATTTAAGCCTCGCAATTGATCTTGCACTTAGCTGTCAACCAATACcaacgaatcaaaagccaag TGTTGGTTGCAGCATAAAGTGGCATCCAGGAACCCAATCTTGA
- the LOC103872973 gene encoding TOM1-like protein 3, translating to MANNAAACAERATNDMLIGPDWAINIELCDIINMDPSQAKEAVKVLKKRLASKNSKVQILALYALETLSKNCGESVYQLIVEREILPDMVKIVKKKPDLSVREKILSLLDTWQEAFGGSGGRFPQYYNAYNELRSAGIEFPPRTESSVPFFTPPQTQPIIAHAAASDEDAAIQASLQSDDASALSLEEIQSAQGSVDILTDMLGALDPSHPEGLKEELIVDLVEQCRTYQRRVMTLVNTTSDEELLCQGLALNDNLQRVLQQHDDKAKGKSVPATAPTIPLVSINHDEDDESDDDFSQLSHRSKRESARVSFNPVLPPPPPTMRPVHVESGAMDFLSGDVYTPQGASETSKPPSSTHSSDRDASAPVFDDPAPRSKSPEQALFTKPVYDQTEQLPRAPWDPEGTRAFPPPMSVRTSQRQQYSQHNNVPQRTSSGSDSSYEDLVGQSRNLSLNPTGSATAAATPPKKDDKPEDILFKDLVDFAKNRKSSSSSSKPNN from the exons ATGGCGAATAACGCGGCTGCTTGTGCTGAGAGGGCTACGAATGATATGCTGATTGGTCCTGATTGGGCTATCAACATTGAGCTCTGTGACATTATCAACATGGATCCTAG TCAAGCAAAAGAAGCAGTGAAAGTGCTCAAGAAACGGTTAGCAAGTAAAAATTCTAAAGTTCAGATTCTCGCTCTTTAT GCTTTGGAAACTCTGAGTAAGAATTGTGGAGAGAGCGTGTACCAGCTTATCGTGGAACGTGAGATTTTGCCTGATATGGTCAAGATAGTGAAGAAAAAG CCGGACCTGAGTGTTAGGGAGAAGATACTTAGTTTATTAGATACATGGCAAGAAGCTTTCGGTGGGAGCGGTGGAAGATTCCCTCAGTATTACAATGCTTATAATGAACTCAGG TCTGCTGGAATTGAGTTCCCACCTCGAACCGAGAGCAGTGTACCATTCTTTACTCCACCTCAGACTCAGCCTATTATTGCTCACGCTGCTGCGTCTGATGAAGATGCTGCTATTCAGGCCTCTTTGCAAAGTGATGATGCTTCTGCACTCAG TTTGGAAGAGATTCAAAGCGCTCAGGGATCAGTTGATATTTTGACGGACATGCTTGGGGCTCTTGATCCAAGCCATCCTGAG GGTTTAAAGGAAGAGCTTATAGTTGATTTGGTAGAGCAATGCCGTACTTATCAGAGACGTGTAATGACTCTGGTCAACACTACATC AGATGAGGAACTTCTGTGTCAAGGATTGGCATTGAACGACAATCTGCAGCGTGTTCTTCAGCAACATGATGATAAGGCAAAGGGAAAATCTGTTCCTGCAACAGCTCCTACTATACCGCTTGTTAGCATCAACCATGACGAAGATGATGAGTCAGATGATGATTTTTCTCAGCTATCTCACAG GTCAAAAAGAGAGAGTGCACGAGTGAGTTTCAACCCTGTtcttcctccaccaccacctacAATGAGGCCAGTACATGTTGAATCTGGTGCTATGGACTTCCTCAGTGGTGATGTCTACACACCTCAAGGAGCCTCAGAGACTTCAAAGCCTCCGAGTAGTACCCATTCATCAGACCGAGACGCTTCTGCTCCTGTTTTCGACGATCCAGCTCCCCGGAGCAAATCTCCTGAGCAAGCTTTGTTCACCAAACCAGTTTATGACCAAACTGAGCAGTTGCCTCGTGCTCCATGGGATCCTGAAGGAACCAGGGCTTTTCCACCACCAATGTCCGTTAGAACCAGCCAGAGGCAACAATACTCCCAGCATAATAATGTTCCTCAACGCACAAGCAGTGGCTCTGATTCCTCTTATGAGGATCTCGTGGGACAATCCCGGAATCTTTCTCTGAATCCAACCGGCTCTGCTACTGCTGCTGCTACACCGCCAAAGAAAGATGACAAACCAGAGGATATCCTTTTCAAAGACTTGGTTGACTTTGCGAAAAACAGGAAgtcatcgtcttcttcctccAAACCAAACAATTAG
- the LOC103872975 gene encoding uncharacterized protein C57A10.07, translated as MNKYPFGSSNNPYYAYQRGNSDFDLESGSVRKSRKPKTLFAKMLGTRIHHLFKIHPILVLIVLVSFGITVLIFLSSIYESQFRSAVAYKKNDLDNDVYPFANLRNLVMVAGHSVYTSSNCGKLDKEESWFLESYQKHPGQAATFLSHIEEGVEAAGKDEEALLLFSGGETRKEAGPRSEAQSYWAVAESKGWFGKDDVRSRALTEEHARDSFENLLFSVCRFRELTGSYPHNITVVSYDFKEERFAHLHRSAMGFPESRFRYVGTPASLESKEGALKGEAMVRAQFQEDPYGCVGSLWRKKLKRDPFHRTIPYPNGCPEIRGLFRYCGSAPFPGSLPWDSSGSIL; from the exons ATGAATAAATATCCGTTTGGGTCGAGTAACAATCCATACTACGCGTACCAAAGAGGTAATAGTGACTTTGATCTAGAGTCAGGTTCCGTCAGAAAATCAAGAAAGCCCAAGACTTTGTTCGCCAAAATGCTCGGAACTCGCATTCACCACTTGTTCAAAATCCACCCGATCCTCGTTCTCATCGTCCTCGTCTCCTTTGGGATCACGGTTTTGATCTTTCTATCGTCGATATATGAAAGTCAGTTTCGATCTGCGGTTGCTTACAAGAAGAACGATTTGGATAACGACGTGTATCCGTTTGCTAATCTGAGAAACCTCGTGATGGTTGCTGGACATTCGGTTTACACGAGCAGTAACTGTGGTAAGCTTGATAAAGAGGAGTCGTGGTTCTTGGAGTCTTATCAGAAGCATCCAGGGCAAGCTGCGACGTTTTTGAGTCATATAGaggaaggtgttgaagctgcaGGTAAAGATGAGGAGGCTTTGCTTCTGTTCAGTGGAGGTGAGACTCGTAAAGAAGCTGGACCTCGCAGTGAAGCTCAGAGTTATTGGGCTGTCGCTGAGTCTAAAGGATGGTTTG GGAAAGATGATGTGAGGTCAAGGGCATTGACGGAAGAGCATGCAAGAGACAGCTTTGAGAATCTTCTCTTTAGTGTTTGTAGATTCAGAGAGCTCACAGGCTCTTACCCACACAACATAACA GTAGTGAGCTATGATTTTAAGGAGGAGAGATTTGCGCATTTACACCGTTCAGCGATGGGGTTTCCGGAATCAAGATTCAGATACGTGGGAACGCCAGCTTCGCTTGAGTCCAAAGAAGGCGCTCTGAAAGGGGAGGCTATGGTTAGAGCTCAGTTTCAAGAAGATCCATACGGATGCGTTGGTTCGCTTTGGCGTAAGAAGCTGAAGCGTGACCCTTTCCACAGGACTATACCTTACCCTAATGGATGCCCTGAGATTAGAGGATTGTTCAGGTACTGTGGTTCAGCTCCTTTTCCTGGCTCTCTCCCATGGGACTCATCTGGGTCAATCCTATAA
- the LOC103872971 gene encoding dof zinc finger protein DOF1.2, whose translation MMLPYNAHNSYQHQFPSPELEIPEKWKVPYGHDETAPPCPRCASSNTKFCYYNNYSLSQPRYFCKGCRRYWTKGGSLRNIPVGGGCRKRSRSRNNSHKRFGRNQNLQPDGLINQDEGSQSSHAGSDIDLAAVFAQYVTNGSPSSTDNTTGSDQDSPLTTTTTHALDSLTWDICQETDVNLEFYGTEKIQDGFGQFLQEDEEEMFEFQGLLDDKEIQEILDCSFTEEPDKLISQGSFMIDGDHWSSTDLATFGI comes from the coding sequence ATGATGTTGCCGTACAACGCACACAACAGCTACCAGCACCAGTTCCCATCGCCAGAGCTTGAAATTCCCGAGAAGTGGAAGGTTCCCTACGGACACGATGAGACTGCTCCACCTTGTCCTCGTTGTGCATCTTCAAACACCAAGTTTTGTTACTACAACAACTACAGCTTGTCTCAGCCTAGATACTTCTGCAAAGGTTGCCGTCGATACTGGACCAAAGGCGGCTCTCTCCGCAACATTCCCGTCGGTGGAGGCTGTCGCAAGAGAAGCAGGAGCAGAAATAACAGTCACAAAAGGTTTGGTCGGAACCAGAATCTGCAGCCAGATGGTCTTATCAACCAAGATGAAGGTTCCCAGTCAAGCCATGCTGGTTCTGATATTGATCTGGCTGCGGTTTTCGCACAGTACGTGACTAACGGGAGCCCTTCGAGTACAGATAACACTACCGGATCTGATCAAGATTCACCGTTAACAACAACAACCACTCATGCTTTAGATTCCTTGACTTGGGATATCTGCCAAGAAACTGATGTGAATCTTGAATTCTATGGGACCGAGAAGATCCAAGATGGTTTTGGCCAGTTTctccaagaagatgaagaggagaTGTTCGAGTTCCAAGGTTTACTAGATGACAAAGAGATTCAAGAGATCTTAGATTGCTCATTCACGGAGGAGCCAGACAAGTTAATTTCTCAAGGGAGCTTCATGATCGATGGTGATCACTGGAGTTCAACAGATCTTGCAACATTCGGGATTTGA
- the LOC103872972 gene encoding glycolipid transfer protein 2 isoform X2 gives MFCTLQFCTTNTISIYIYMCVYAPDVLIKERRKRTGREMKRKRYEMEKKKTELQTTIEELSLITITKPVDDTEITHIPLRPLLSFCNLIIQVLDKIGPTMAVLRQDIDQNIQRLEKLCETDPCVYSNLVEILKKERNEGTYKMVASCSRALLWLTRTMDFSVGLLRLLSKEMSSKMEELVEECYIATLKPHHGWIAAAAFKVCLKLVPDNNTFMDAIGAKDQSYETLREDIDTLSSLLTPILKEISILLEQFGLNRLKSM, from the exons ATGTTTTGTACTTTGCAGTTTTGTACTACTAACactatctctatatatatatatatgtgtgtgtacgCTCCAGATGTCTTGattaaagagagaagaaaaagaacagggagagagatgaagagaaagagatacgaaatggagaagaagaagacagagcTTCAAACCACCATAGAAGAGCTATCTCTCATCACAATAACTAAACCTGTAGATGACACTGAAATCACACATATACCCTTGAGGCCTCTTCTCTCCTTCTGCAACTTAATCATCCAAGTTCTTG ATAAGATAGGACCGACAATGGCTGTTCTAAGACAAGACATCGATCAAAATATTCAG AGATTAGAGAAGCTTTGTGAAACAGATCCTTGTGTTTACTCCAATTTGGTTGAGATTCTGAAGAAAGAAAGGAACGAGGGGACATACAAGATGGTTGCTAGTTGCAGTAGAGCCCTTCTTTGGCTCACTAG GACAATGGATTTTTCTGTGGGTTTGTTAAGATTGTTGTCCAAAGAGATGTCGTCAAAAATGGAAGAACTTGTAGAAGAATGCTACATCGCGACTTTAAAACCACACCATGGATGGATCGCGGCTGCTGCTTTCAAA GTGTGCTTGAAGCTAGTGCCTGACAATAACACTTTCATGGACGCTATCGGTGCAAAAGACCAGAGCTATGAGACTCTTAGAGAAGATATTGATACATTAAGCTCATTGTTGACACCTATTCTCAAAGAAATTTCCATTCTTCTG GAACAATTCGGGTTGAACAGATTAAAATCGATGTAA
- the LOC103872972 gene encoding glycolipid transfer protein 2 isoform X3 has translation MKRKRYEMEKKKTELQTTIEELSLITITKPVDDTEITHIPLRPLLSFCNLIIQVLDKIGPTMAVLRQDIDQNIQRLEKLCETDPCVYSNLVEILKKERNEGTYKMVASCSRALLWLTRTMDFSVGLLRLLSKEMSSKMEELVEECYIATLKPHHGWIAAAAFKVCLKLVPDNNTFMDAIGAKDQSYETLREDIDTLSSLLTPILKEISILLVTIITDLSLLYTTKVFFTFKFSRLTYIDLCA, from the exons atgaagagaaagagatacgaaatggagaagaagaagacagagcTTCAAACCACCATAGAAGAGCTATCTCTCATCACAATAACTAAACCTGTAGATGACACTGAAATCACACATATACCCTTGAGGCCTCTTCTCTCCTTCTGCAACTTAATCATCCAAGTTCTTG ATAAGATAGGACCGACAATGGCTGTTCTAAGACAAGACATCGATCAAAATATTCAG AGATTAGAGAAGCTTTGTGAAACAGATCCTTGTGTTTACTCCAATTTGGTTGAGATTCTGAAGAAAGAAAGGAACGAGGGGACATACAAGATGGTTGCTAGTTGCAGTAGAGCCCTTCTTTGGCTCACTAG GACAATGGATTTTTCTGTGGGTTTGTTAAGATTGTTGTCCAAAGAGATGTCGTCAAAAATGGAAGAACTTGTAGAAGAATGCTACATCGCGACTTTAAAACCACACCATGGATGGATCGCGGCTGCTGCTTTCAAA GTGTGCTTGAAGCTAGTGCCTGACAATAACACTTTCATGGACGCTATCGGTGCAAAAGACCAGAGCTATGAGACTCTTAGAGAAGATATTGATACATTAAGCTCATTGTTGACACCTATTCTCAAAGAAATTTCCATTCTTCTGGTAACAATCATCACAGATTTATCTTTATTATATACAACTAAAGTCTTCTTTACGTTTAAGTTCTCTAGGTTGACATATATTGATCTTTGTGCATGA